A stretch of the Microcebus murinus isolate Inina chromosome 6, M.murinus_Inina_mat1.0, whole genome shotgun sequence genome encodes the following:
- the METTL3 gene encoding N(6)-adenosine-methyltransferase catalytic subunit METTL3: MSDTWSSIQAHKKQLDSLRERLQRRRKQDSGHLDLRNPEAALSPTFRSDSPVPTVPTSGGPKPSTASAVPELATDPELEKKLLHHLSDLALTLPTDAVSIRLAISTPDAPATQDGVESLLQKFAAQELIEVKRGLLQDDAHPTLVTYADHSKLSAMMGAVAEKKGPGEVAGTIAGQKRRAEQDSTTVAAFASSLASGLASSASEPAKEPAKKSRKHAASDVDLEIESLLNQQSTKEQQSKKVSQEILELLNTTTAKEQSIVEKFRSRGRAQVQEFCDYGTKEECMKASDADRPCRKLHFRRIINKHTDESLGDCSFLNTCFHMDTCKYVHYEIDACMDSEAPGSKDHTPSQELALTQSVGGDSSADRLFPPQWICCDIRYLDVSILGKFAVVMADPPWDIHMELPYGTLTDDEMRRLNIPVLQDDGFLFLWVTGRAMELGRECLNLWGYERVDEIIWVKTNQLQRIIRTGRTGHWLNHGKEHCLVGVKGNPQGFNQGLDCDVIVAEVRSTSHKPDEIYGMIERLSPGTRKIELFGRPHNVQPNWITLGNQLDGIHLLDPDVVARFKQRYPDGIISKPKNL, encoded by the exons ATGTCGGACACGTGGAGCTCTATCCAAGCCCACAAGAAGCAGCTGGACTCCCTGCGGGAGAGGCTGCAGCGGAGGCGGAAGCAGGACTCGGGGCACTTGG ATTTACGGAATCCAGAGGCAGCACTGTCCCCAACTTTCCGTAGTGACAGCCCAGTGCCTACTGTACCCACTTCTGGTGGTCCTAAGCCCAGCACAGCCTCAGCAGTTCCTGAATTAGCTACAGACCCTGAGTTAGAGAAGAAGTTGCTACACCACCTCTCTGATCTGGCCTTAACATTGCCCACTGATGCTGTGTCCATCCGTCTTGCCATCTCCACG cCAGATGCCCCTGCCACTCAAGATGGGGTGGAAAGCCTCCTACAGAAGTTTGCAGCTCAGGAGTTGATTGAGGTAAAGCGAGGTCTCCTACAAGATGATGCACATCCCACTCTTGTGACCTATGCTGACCATTCCAAGCTCTCTGCCATGATGGGTGCTGTGGCAGAAAAGAAAGGCCCTGGGGAGGTAGCAGGGACTATTGCAGGGCAGAAGCGGCGTGCAGAACAGGACTCAACTACAGTGGCTGCCTTTGCTAGCTCTTTAGCCTCTGGTCTGGCCTCTTCAGCATCAGAACCAGCCAAGGAACCAGCCAAGAAATCAAGGAAACATGCTGCCTCAGATGTTGATCTGGAGATAGAGAGCCTTCTGAACCAACAGTCCACTAAAGAACAACAGAGCAAGAAG GTCAGTCAGGAGATTCTAGAGCTATTAAATACTACAACAGCCAAGGAACAATCCATTGTTGAAAAGTTTCGCTCACGAGGTCGGGCCCAAGTACAAGAATTCTGTGACTATGGAACCAAGGAGGAATGCATGAAAGCCAGTGATGCTGATCGACCCTGTCGCAAGCTGCACTTCAG ACGAATTATCAATAAACACACTGACGAGTCTTTAGGTGACTGCTCTTTCCTTAATACATGTTTCCACATGGATACCTGCAAATATGTTCACTATGAAATTGATGCTTGCATGGATTCTGAGGCTCCTGGCAGCAAAGACCATACCCCAAGCCAGGAGCTTGCTCTTACACAAAGTGTTGGAGGTGACTCCAGTGCAGATCGACTCTTCCCCCCTCAG TGGATCTGTTGTGATATCCGTTACCTGGACGTCAGTATCTTGGGCAAGTTTGCAGTTGTGATGGCTGACCCACCCTGGGATATTCACATGGAGCTGCCCTATGGGACCCTGACAGATGATGAGATGCGCAGGCTCAACATACCAGTACTGCAGGATGATGGCTTTCTCTTCCTCTGGGTCACAGGCAG GGCCATGGAGTTGGGCAGAGAATGTCTAAACCTCTGGGG TTATGAACGGGTAGATGAAATTATCTGGGTGAAGACAAATCAACTGCAACGCATAATTCGGACAGGCCGTACAGGTCACTGGTTGAACCATGGGAAGGAACATTGCTTG GTTGGTGTCAAAGGAAATCCCCAAGGCTTCAACCAGGGTCTGGACTGTGATGTGATCGTAGCTGAG GTTCGTTCCACCAGTCATAAACCAGATGAAATCTATGGCATGATCGAGAGACTATCCCCTGGCACTCGCAAGATTGAGTTATTTGGAAGACCACACAATGTGCAACCCAACTG gaTCACCCTTGGAAACCAACTGGATGGGATCCACCTACTAGACCCAGATGTGGTTGCACGGTTCAAGCAAAGGTATCCAGATGGTATCATCTCTAAACCTAAGAATTTATAG